The Alosa sapidissima isolate fAloSap1 chromosome 16, fAloSap1.pri, whole genome shotgun sequence genome has a segment encoding these proteins:
- the LOC121685553 gene encoding uncharacterized protein LOC121685553, with amino-acid sequence MPNRTQKKEPNVNCIIQHSPLGRPIQSIINSHWHIVESDPGLKVFTAAPRVVFKRPPNLRNSLVRAHLPPLTTPNFLQAAPPGNYRCGRCTQCNFTQKMSTFSHPRTGKSFNIKGTITCNTSNVIYMLKCPCGLAYIGKTTRPLKTRISEHRSNIRNHDPKSPVAVHFTQCSDNLSSLRYCGIEVVKTPTRGGDINSLLLKKEAFWIYTLDTLAPRGMNEEFDLRPFL; translated from the coding sequence GACCCAGAAAAAGGAACCCAACGTGAATTGCATTATCCAGCACTCACCCCTGGGAAGACCCATCCAATCCATCATCAACAGTCATTGGCACATAGTGGAGTCTGATCCAGGACTCAAGGTTTTCACTGCAGCCCCCCGGGTGGTTTTTAAGAGACCTCCCAACCTACGCAACTCATTGGTGAGAGCACACCTCCCACCTTTAACAACACCCAACTTCCTACAGGCGGCGCCCCCTGGGAATTACAGGTGCGGGCGGTGTACCCAATGTAACTTCACACAGAAGATGAGCACTTTCAGCCACCCGCGCACAGGGAAGTCCTTTAACATCAAAGGTACTATTACCTGTAACACGTCGAATGTCATATACATGCTAAAATGCCCGTGTGGCTTGGCATATATCGGCAAAACCACACGGCCATTAAAGACCAGAATATCCGAGCATCGTTCCAATATCAGAAACCATGACCCCAAAAGCCCGGTGGCTGTTCATTTTACTCAATGCTCTGACAATCTGTCTTCACTGCGCTACTGTGGAATAGAAGTggtcaaaacacccactagggGGGGTGATATTAACTCTTTACTTCTAAAAAAAGAAGCGTTTTGGATTTACACACTGGACACTCTAGCCCCTAGAGGAATGAATGAAGAGTTTGACTTGCGTCCCTTTCTATGA